The DNA segment GTAAAGCTTTCCTCCATCTTTTGGGCAAGTTCCTACAAGTTTAGGAACAAAATCTCCTTGCTGAAAATCCCTAACAATAGAATAATCGCAAGTCATGCACTTTATTACAGTTTTCACTACAAGTGGTTGTTTTGTTTCTGAGGAGATTGCCATTTTATATCACTGAGCTATTCCTACAGTATTACCTACACCTACTAGTACTACAGTATCTCCAGGCTTTGTTCTCTCTAGTATTATGTTCTTTACATAGTTTACAACTTTATCGGCAGCTTCGTAAACTTCCTTTCTCATTTCAGTTATTGCTTCTTCCATGCTCATTTTTACTATTACCGCATCTATAGGAATATTATATTTTGCAGCGACTCTTTCTATTGCTATCTTTTCTGGTCCTGGATCGCCCATTGCAACACCCATACCTTCTGCTATGCTTCCGGTTTCTTCTCCTTCTAGCTTTAATGCAGCATCTATGGTTATTATTCTTGCAACTTTATTGCCTTCTTTCTCTACAATATTTTGTACAGCTTCTCCTGGTTCTCCTACTGTTGCCATTGGTCCTTCTGCTTTAACGACTATTAACTTTCTTCCTTCAAATTCCATTGAACCCGCTATAGTATCTTTGCTTGGACTCCACTTGTCATTTATATTCATTAAGAATCTTGATGCAACTAGTGGCCCTAAGCCGTCACCTACTGGTATACCTTGTAAGAAGACTTTCTGGGCTTTTCCATAAGCTTCAGCAAGTTTTGCATAAATTGGAGCTACTGCTTGTAGTTGGTACATTATCATTAAGTTCTTTAATTTCTTGGCTAGTAAGAAATAGTGCCTAATCACCTTATATATCATGTTAAGCGCGTTAATTACTTCTATCGATACCTCAATTTGACTTCTGCTCATTGGATCTATATTTGGTGAATACTTTGTTATCATTTGCCTTACAGTATCTTCATTTGTCCTGAGTAGGAGTTTCATTCTATTTATGATATCGGTAGGCTCTATACTTACTGGATCTATTACAAACCTATCTATTACTCTATCAAGGAAAGCTTTAGGGTCTTGAAAGTTCTTCTCTTTTAATAATTTTTCAGCTATACTTTTAGCGTCTTTAAGGTAATTCTCTATAATATTAAGGTTCTTTTCAACATCTTTGCTCATGAACATCATTTGGTATTGCTGTTGAAGCCCAGGGATGAAGGATATTGCTATTATTACTATAAAGAATAGCATGTACAATAGTTCAAAAGTGAACGCTGCACCATTATTTGCTGACTGAGCGAAAGCTAATATATTTAAAATTATATCCAACATATACCTTCTTGTAACTTATCTGCATTTGTCCAAATTAAACTTTTACCAAAATCTAATTTACGTTATAACTATCGTTTCGTCTTTACCTACATACACTGTATGTTCAAATTGCGACACCATTCCTTTCCTTATTTCTATTAACACTGGGTATGAATTTAACGCTTTCTTTCTGACTAA comes from the Acidianus infernus genome and includes:
- a CDS encoding DUF1512 domain-containing protein, translated to MDIILNILAFAQSANNGAAFTFELLYMLFFIVIIAISFIPGLQQQYQMMFMSKDVEKNLNIIENYLKDAKSIAEKLLKEKNFQDPKAFLDRVIDRFVIDPVSIEPTDIINRMKLLLRTNEDTVRQMITKYSPNIDPMSRSQIEVSIEVINALNMIYKVIRHYFLLAKKLKNLMIMYQLQAVAPIYAKLAEAYGKAQKVFLQGIPVGDGLGPLVASRFLMNINDKWSPSKDTIAGSMEFEGRKLIVVKAEGPMATVGEPGEAVQNIVEKEGNKVARIITIDAALKLEGEETGSIAEGMGVAMGDPGPEKIAIERVAAKYNIPIDAVIVKMSMEEAITEMRKEVYEAADKVVNYVKNIILERTKPGDTVVLVGVGNTVGIAQ